In Malassezia vespertilionis chromosome 7, complete sequence, the following proteins share a genomic window:
- a CDS encoding uncharacterized protein (EggNog:ENOG503P735; COG:S) translates to MSSAHPGVDLKELGDALGEENDTHARKAPEPTPRESSDVATIHSIFPSMDTRTIASVLEKYRGNMEAGAFVYALTLAIPVLLQKSDPDFKPSAADLAQQQDERLAKHLRVRQAEAEPPRAQTWDPSQLSYSPRLPRARRGAQGTAPPNHHANLETPEMYEYRTTTFHADDAPQINWHEEFARLKQTGMAKVGSTFSQLRQKAETAMRTLDEERGLRFKRGGPKPAEQAGGRHSIVNQKNQENWDTVQQTLRHVYDADPQPVHDAELEKMMRGEETSSLGSGDAVKRSKARQTNTPLWGQRYATKPPSSTARNTVPFTGTDLKGWDDVGHIEPENMAPSEKKEPDADTKLPEKKPKAKSDAPSEATSSSATDDPSAPPLEHAPASDTNKAGSEYVNNPFDDDD, encoded by the coding sequence GGAGCCGACGCCTCGCGAGTCGTCGGATGTAGCCACGATCCATTCCATCTTTCCTTCCATGGATACACGGACGATTGCCAGTGTACTGGAGAAGTACCGCGGTAATATGGAGGCAGGTGCGTTTGTGTATGCATTGACATTAGCGATTCCCGTTCTTTTGCAAAAAAGCGATCCAGATTTCAAGCCGAGTGCCGCCGATCTTGCCCAGCAGCAGGACGAACGGCTCGCAAAGCACCTGCGTGTAAGACAGGCCGAGGCCGAGCCTCCGCGTGCGCAGACGTGGGACCCGTCTCAATTGAGTTACAGCCCGCGTTTGCCTCGTGCAAGgagaggcgcgcaaggcactGCACCGCCGAATCACCACGCGAACCTAGAGACGCCGGAAATGTACGAGTATAGAACAACTACATTCCACGcagacgacgcgccgcaaatcAACTGGCACGAAGAATTTGCGCGTCTGAAACAAACGGGCATGGCCAAGGTAGGATCGACTTTCTCGCAGCTCCGCCAAAAAGCAGAGACGGCGATGCGTACCTTGGACGAAGAACGAGGCTTGCGATTCAAGCGGGGAGGCCCAAAGCCTGCAGAGCAGGCCGGCGGGCGCCACAGCATTGTGAATCAGAAAAACCAAGAAAACTGGGATACTGTGCAGCAGACACTCCGTCACGTCTACGACGCCGATCCACAGCCAgtgcacgatgcagagctggaaaagatgatgcgcggcgaagaGACCTCGTCATtgggcagcggcgatgcagtgaagcgcagcaaggctCGCCAGACAAACACGCCTCTATGGGGTCAGCGCTATGCCACCAAgccgccgagctcgacggcgcgcaacaCGGTGCCCTTCACGGGTACGGATCTCAAAGGATGGGACGACGTGGGCCATATTGAGCCCGAAAACATGGCGCCCAGCGAGAAAAAGGAGCCCGATGCAGACACCAAACTGCCCGAAAAGAAGCCCAAGGCAAAATCTGACGCACCCAGCGAGGCGACGTCTAGCAGCGCCACGGACGATCCATCCGCCCCACCCCTGGAACACGCTCCTGCCTCAGATACCAACAAGGCAGGGTCCGAATACGTGAACAACCCATTTGATGATGACGACTAG
- the TRM9_2 gene encoding tRNA (carboxymethyluridine(34)-5-O)-methyltransferase (EggNog:ENOG503NVKF; COG:Q) translates to MAEAQAPASAYELVTWLRRQLHALRESTRDGLDEEMHAFSQLTTSRIGLYGKKSIDVDAGQFSPETWSEAMQSLTSSSSAFRATLETMHQGVGGTEEQLGATAVHELNAQARELTHAAMDLRAAATLHDAMDAGESLPRELWTGRLKDAQTAPLTERGAAVQVLDVLCSILAPVATRLHLECFEEKLYASDDVEMQDASKPVQRTHTFTSGGRIIVLDVELGVAQREHTLAPHIMLHISYAHDETMQEARVPDTRLADMMRNLLLQLAYVLFGYDADPAVLSTCPVLNCEGNETRYVQATRLWCALARSLATLARIDALSANALVNAGTDKAHKIDLFAQLESMGLAAERVSAHELGSLLGEEVQGPVCVALLRSLSQTSPAAIGTLLRCGHGVALQHVFLPYLTIVYHAVSVTNDWLASGFRATVRVAPSAVPFAPNARDHVDWVSLPTGARPPQELMQEVAQTLCTYGPVSTSLALSTLGAGTQMTVHRPISYIAFLDPPVLVPHYTARSLWALCNLAQHPWSEQLQGAAVSTEAAHNQRKTDYLAQLCAAPGLSSTSDYTFQPSALHTDSCEARRVSIIPFGDLAQLYAALALLREHARFAQLLAGATTKHNTQGVPVTLKLGPCTRAGSSVLYLSFPVTCATPASDAAPAIVNATLRTTAEHASGWAIEASVVAVLGGELKRMHATDHAALACADHLAQGANIYEFTKKLVTWAHAA, encoded by the coding sequence ATGGCCGAAGCACAGGCTCCTGCTTCGGCGTACGAGCTTGTAACTTGGCTTCGACGCCAGCTCCATGCCTTGCGCGAGTCTACACGCGATGGCTTGGACGAGGAAATGCACGCATTTTCGCAGTTGACGACGTCGCGTATCGGTCTGTACGGAAAAAAGAGCATCGACGTTGACGCCGGCCAATTTTCACCCGAGACGTGGTCCGAAGCGATGCAATCACTGACAAGCTCGAGCAGTGCATTCCGCGCAACGCTGGAAACAATGCACCAGGGCGTGGGAGGCACAGAGGAGCAGCTCGGTGCCACAGCAGTGCACGAGCTCAACGCACAGGCCCGTGAACTGACGCATGCAGCGATGGATCTTCGtgcggcagcgacgctgcacgatGCCATGGATGCTGGCGAGTCGCTGCCGCGTGAACTATGGACAGGCCGACTAAAAGacgcgcaaacggcgccgcTGACAGAACGAGGCGCCGCGGTGCAAGTGTTGGACGTACTATGCAGCATCCTCGCTCCCGTCGCAACGCGCCTGCACCTCGAGTGCTTTGAAGAGAAACTCTACGCGAGCGACGACGTCGAGATGCAGGATGCATCCAAGcccgtgcagcgcacacacACTTTCACAAGCGGCGGCCGAATCATCGTGCTGGACGTTGAGTtgggcgtggcgcagcgcgagcatACGTTGGCGCCGCACATCATGCTGCACATTTCGTATGCACACGACGAGACTATGCAGGAAGCTCGCGTTCCCGATACTCGTTTGGCTGATATGATGCGTAACCTGCTTCTGCAGCTCGCGTATGTCTTGTTTGGCTACGATGCCGATCCGGCCGTGCTGTCAACATGCCCCGTGCTCAATTGCGAAGGAAACGAAACGCGCTACGTCCAAGCAACGCGGCTTTGGtgtgcgcttgcacgcagtctagcgacgcttgcgcgaATTGATGCGCTGAGTGCGAATGCGCTCGTGAATGCAGGCACAGACAAGGCCCACAAAATAGATTTgtttgcgcagctcgagtcGATGGGCTTGGCCGCGGAGCGTGTGAGTGCGCATGAGCTGGGATCGCTCTTGGGCGAAGAGGTGCAGGGGCCTGTATGTGTAGCACTGCTTCGCTCCTTGTCCCAAACGTCTCCGGCCGCGATTGGGACCTTGCTGCGGTGCGGGCATGGCGTTGCACTACAGCATGTATTCCTGCCGTACCTCACGATTGTATACCACGCTGTATCCGTTACAAACGACTGGCTCGCGTCAGGGTTCCGCGCCACTGtacgcgtcgcgcccagcgccgttCCTTTTGCGCCGAATGCACGCGACCATGTGGATTGGGTAAGCTTGCCAACCGGTGCAAGACCGCCGCAAGAATTGATGCAGGAAGTTGCACAAACACTGTGTACGTACGGGCCAGTGTCTACATCCCTTGCGCTTTCGACGCTCGGCGCAGGAACGCAAATGACAGTGCACCGGCCCATTTCCTACATTGCTTTCTTGGACCCGCCcgtgcttgtgccgcaTTACACGGCACGCTCCCTATGGGCACTGTGCAATTTGGCACAGCATCCATGGTcggagcagctgcaaggAGCGGCAGTCAGCACTGAGGCTGCGCACAACCAGCGCAAAACGGATTACTTGGCGCAGctctgtgcggcgccgggGCTGTCAAGCACGAGCGACTATACCTTCCAGCCGAGCGCTTTACATACAGACAGCTGCgaggcacggcgcgtgtCCATCATTCCTTTTGGAGATCTAGCGCAGCTAtacgcggcgctcgcgcttttgcgTGAGCATGCGCGGTTTGCGCAACTACTCGCCGGCGCGACTACAAAACACAACACACAGGGCGTGCCGGTGACGCTCAAGCTGGGGCCTTGTACACGCGCGGGCAGCTCCGTGCTGTACTTGAGCTTCCCAGTCACATGCGCAACCCCAGCcagcgatgcggcgccggccATAGTTAATGCAACACTGCGCACCACAGCTGAGCACGCGAGCGGATGGGCTATCGAGGCAAGCGTTGTAGCAGTGCTGGGCGGCGAGCTCAAGCGGATGCACGCCACAGATCATGCGGCCTTGGCATGTGCTGACCATCTAGCACAGGGCGCAAACATATACGAATTCACAAAGAAGCTCGTTACatgggcgcacgcagcatAG